The Toxorhynchites rutilus septentrionalis strain SRP chromosome 3, ASM2978413v1, whole genome shotgun sequence genome includes a region encoding these proteins:
- the LOC129777045 gene encoding uncharacterized protein LOC129777045: MTLCFGLASCFIISCALAAPTVHLIKPNDEDFSAGQADYQTDAPDIVDPTWMTVTMKPIVKTTVLDPVSQNYLPPMGSSGQHPSSQQPTIYPYHYPNAAPGVTTANHLYPYNIPHYQPNYPLQWTQQTSVPLSLHSAQFYPSIQQAGGIAQPCFGTHSVGGYQQQGY; the protein is encoded by the exons ATGACGTTGTGTTTCGGACTAGCTTCGTGTTTCATCATCTCATGTGCGTTAGCGGCCCCAACCGTT CATCTAATAAAACCAAACGATGAGGATTTTTCCGCTGGCCAGGCAGACTATCAAACAGACGCTCCCGACATAGTGGACCCAACGTGGATGACGGTAACAATGAAACCGATCGTCAAAACTACCGTGCTAGACCCAGTAAGCCAAAACTATCTGCCCCCAATGGGATCATCCGGTCAACATCCGTCATCACAGCAACCGACCATTTATCCATACCACTATCCGAATGCTGCTCCTGGGGTGACCACAGCGAATCATCTTTATCCGTACAACATTCCACACTACCAACCAAATTACCCACTTCAATGGACCCAGCAGACATCAGTTCCACTGTCACTCCACAGTGCGCAATTTTACCCCAGCATTCAGCAAGCGGGAGGCATTGCCCAGCCCTGTTTCGGAACCCATAGCGTTGGTGGCTATCAGCAGCAGGGCTATTAA